A single bacterium DNA region contains:
- a CDS encoding inositol monophosphatase, with product MRLFIESVLREAGALAASLAENAKSERKEDRSLVSEADREVESLIQKRIQEKFPEDAIIGEELGAAGSPGGRLWAIDPIDGTNPFLWGLPTWGVCIGVMEGGAPLAGGVFLPRAGELFLAEKGQGATRNDAPLSPLRPITLDNQTPLLGPSSRKRFYKLDYPGKAVAYGSAAAHIVYAAAGGGIAALVDRPRIWDILGPMAVMLEVGGGACHPGGTPLDLGGLANGEKAEGPVFFGHPENAEQLFPCIEVYPRPQ from the coding sequence ATGCGCTTATTCATCGAGAGTGTATTGAGAGAGGCCGGCGCGCTGGCCGCGTCGCTGGCGGAAAACGCCAAGAGCGAGCGGAAGGAAGACCGGAGTCTGGTCAGCGAGGCGGATCGCGAAGTGGAGTCCCTCATCCAAAAGCGCATCCAGGAAAAATTCCCGGAGGACGCCATCATCGGAGAAGAGCTCGGCGCCGCCGGAAGCCCGGGCGGGCGTCTCTGGGCCATCGACCCGATTGACGGGACCAATCCTTTCCTCTGGGGGCTTCCCACATGGGGTGTTTGCATCGGGGTGATGGAGGGCGGCGCGCCGCTGGCGGGCGGTGTGTTCCTGCCGCGGGCCGGAGAGCTTTTTCTCGCCGAAAAAGGGCAGGGCGCCACGCGGAACGATGCGCCGCTCTCTCCGCTGCGGCCGATTACGCTGGACAACCAGACACCGCTTCTCGGCCCATCCTCGCGGAAGCGGTTTTACAAGTTGGACTACCCCGGCAAGGCGGTGGCCTATGGCAGCGCGGCCGCGCATATCGTCTACGCGGCGGCGGGCGGCGGCATCGCCGCGCTCGTCGACCGGCCCCGCATATGGGACATCCTCGGGCCGATGGCCGTGATGCTGGAGGTCGGGGGCGGCGCCTGCCATCCGGGGGGCACGCCGCTCGATCTCGGCGGTCTCGCGAATGGGGAAAAGGCGGAGGGACCGGTTTTTTTCGGGCACCCGGAAAACGCGGAGCAGCTTTTCCCCTGCATCGAGGTCTACCCGCGTCCCCAATAA
- a CDS encoding HAD hydrolase-like protein: MPSQHHLILFDIDGTLLLSGGSGARALDAAFAALYGVPNAMAGIGPHGKTDPAICQEMFQAHLDREGSAAEVAEILRRYLEYLPQEVAQSKGFRLMPGIPDALDFLSGRAGVLLGLGTGNIEEGARIKLERGGLNRYFPFGGFASDASLRADLIEAGFCRGEERIRERDPKAEIVRWVVGDTWRDVEAGKAAGARTIAVATGGDSLERLSGAAPDHLFSELDGEGVWDCLKNGAGEPPPPKLA; this comes from the coding sequence ATGCCGTCACAACACCATCTGATTCTCTTCGACATTGACGGCACCCTGCTGCTCAGCGGCGGGTCGGGCGCCCGCGCCCTGGACGCGGCTTTCGCCGCGCTCTACGGCGTTCCGAACGCCATGGCCGGAATCGGCCCGCACGGAAAAACTGACCCTGCCATCTGCCAGGAAATGTTCCAGGCCCACCTGGACCGGGAGGGTTCGGCGGCGGAGGTGGCGGAGATTCTGCGCCGCTACCTGGAGTACCTGCCGCAGGAGGTGGCCCAATCGAAGGGGTTTCGCCTCATGCCCGGCATCCCGGACGCGTTGGACTTTCTCTCCGGCCGGGCCGGGGTTTTGCTCGGCCTGGGGACCGGAAACATCGAGGAGGGCGCCCGGATCAAGCTCGAAAGGGGAGGCCTGAACCGTTATTTCCCCTTTGGGGGTTTTGCCTCGGATGCTTCTTTGCGGGCCGATTTGATCGAAGCAGGGTTTTGCCGGGGAGAGGAGCGTATCCGGGAGCGGGACCCGAAGGCGGAGATCGTCCGCTGGGTGGTCGGCGATACCTGGCGGGATGTCGAGGCCGGAAAGGCCGCCGGCGCACGGACGATTGCGGTCGCCACCGGCGGCGATTCCCTGGAGAGGCTTTCCGGCGCGGCGCCCGATCATCTCTTTTCCGAGCTGGACGGTGAAGGCGTTTGGGATTGTCTCAAAAACGGTGCGGGCGAGCCCCCGCCGCCGAAGCTTGCTTGA
- a CDS encoding cupredoxin domain-containing protein, with translation MLNKFIGLALTAAFLVTGILVFPAQAAQRDFHILAVEPKGTTSATSEPFPSSPLPGGGGYVLKEPGKDKKWQVSSYVFLPQQIIVRKGDDVILRFTGINGKLHTIHIDHYSKKAVKLTRGQMRSVRFKADKAGVFPIKCTEHLPSMRGELIVLGN, from the coding sequence ATGCTGAATAAATTCATCGGGCTGGCGCTGACGGCCGCATTTCTCGTTACCGGGATTCTGGTTTTTCCGGCTCAGGCCGCCCAACGGGATTTCCACATCCTGGCGGTAGAGCCCAAGGGAACCACCTCCGCCACCTCTGAGCCCTTTCCCTCTTCTCCCCTTCCGGGTGGCGGGGGCTATGTTCTGAAGGAACCGGGCAAAGACAAGAAGTGGCAGGTGTCGAGCTACGTGTTCCTGCCCCAGCAGATCATCGTCCGCAAGGGAGACGACGTGATTCTGCGCTTCACCGGGATCAACGGCAAACTCCATACGATTCACATCGATCACTATTCGAAGAAGGCCGTGAAGCTCACCCGGGGCCAGATGCGAAGCGTGCGCTTCAAGGCGGACAAGGCCGGGGTGTTCCCTATCAAATGCACCGAACATCTTCCCTCGATGAGAGGAGAGCTGATCGTTCTCGGCAACTAG
- a CDS encoding SDR family oxidoreductase yields the protein MKQKRIAVVTGGNRGLGYGICRRLAREGLKVVLAARDRQRGEDAAGKLQAAGLDVVFHPLDVTDAKSIQALAVSLDKEYTGPDILINNAAILNDRSDLGITVSMDKVRETIETNLIGPLRLCQAVIPSMKRRNYGRIINISSWFGSLEGMGGGYPGYRISKTCLNAMTKILAAELRGSNIQVNAMCPGWVRTDMGGASAPHTPDEAADTAAWLALQKDNGPTGGFFQDRKPYAW from the coding sequence ATGAAACAAAAGCGGATCGCCGTCGTCACCGGCGGAAACAGAGGACTTGGCTACGGAATCTGCCGGCGGCTGGCGCGGGAGGGCCTGAAAGTCGTTCTCGCCGCGCGCGATCGGCAACGCGGCGAGGACGCCGCCGGAAAGCTTCAGGCGGCGGGGCTGGATGTCGTTTTTCACCCGTTGGATGTGACCGACGCAAAAAGCATCCAGGCGCTCGCCGTATCGCTCGACAAGGAATACACGGGCCCCGATATTCTGATCAACAACGCAGCCATCCTGAACGACCGCTCGGATCTGGGCATCACGGTCAGCATGGACAAGGTCCGCGAAACCATCGAGACGAATTTGATCGGCCCGCTCCGCCTCTGCCAGGCGGTGATCCCCTCCATGAAGCGGAGAAACTATGGCCGCATCATCAATATCTCGAGCTGGTTCGGCTCGCTCGAGGGAATGGGAGGGGGGTATCCCGGCTACCGGATCTCCAAAACCTGTCTGAATGCCATGACGAAAATCCTGGCCGCCGAGCTTCGAGGCTCCAACATTCAGGTGAACGCCATGTGTCCGGGGTGGGTGCGCACCGACATGGGCGGCGCTTCGGCCCCGCATACGCCGGATGAGGCCGCGGACACCGCGGCGTGGCTCGCGCTTCAAAAAGACAACGGGCCAACGGGCGGTTTCTTTCAGGATCGAAAACCCTACGCCTGGTAG
- a CDS encoding TfoX/Sxy family protein translates to MTAKKNAIEDNALAGFVLDQLCEIPDLEIRRMFGGHGLYSGDTFFAILHKECLFFKTHEKTRPRYEACGMKPFRPSARQTLRTYYEVPVDILEDDVRLAEWAREAIACQIKAQAEKPRARRRK, encoded by the coding sequence ATGACGGCTAAGAAAAACGCCATCGAAGACAATGCGCTGGCCGGATTCGTTCTTGACCAGCTCTGCGAGATCCCCGATCTCGAAATCCGCCGCATGTTCGGAGGGCACGGTCTCTATTCGGGCGATACGTTCTTCGCCATTCTCCACAAGGAGTGTCTTTTTTTCAAAACCCATGAAAAAACGCGCCCCCGATACGAAGCCTGCGGCATGAAACCCTTCCGGCCGAGCGCGCGGCAGACACTCCGGACCTACTACGAAGTCCCGGTGGACATCCTGGAGGACGATGTGCGGCTCGCCGAGTGGGCCAGGGAGGCCATCGCCTGCCAGATAAAAGCACAGGCCGAAAAGCCGCGGGCGCGCAGGAGGAAATGA
- a CDS encoding SDR family oxidoreductase, translating into MGLLSRRKNASEDSPVALVTGGNRGIGLEICRQLGRRGVRVVLGARDPIKGKNAERALVKEGMHVVSYPLDVTEPDNIRRAALFVESEFGRLDILINNAGILIDRTKNGTNVSVDLLRETLESNVYGPLLLCQAFVPLLKKSREGKIVNLASGQGIFSQMDGGQPAYRISKAGINAVTCILADELREAGIRVNSANPGWTRTDIAGSHASLSVEEGADTIVWLALHPEGGPTGKFFEKRKPRDW; encoded by the coding sequence ATGGGCCTTCTCTCCCGGCGCAAAAACGCCAGTGAGGACTCTCCCGTCGCCCTGGTCACGGGCGGAAACCGCGGAATCGGCCTTGAGATCTGCCGCCAGCTCGGCCGCAGGGGCGTCCGGGTCGTTTTGGGCGCGCGCGATCCCATCAAGGGAAAGAACGCCGAGCGCGCGCTCGTGAAGGAAGGGATGCACGTCGTCTCCTACCCGCTCGATGTGACGGAACCGGACAATATCCGCCGGGCGGCCCTGTTCGTCGAAAGCGAATTTGGCCGCCTGGACATTCTGATCAACAATGCGGGAATTCTCATTGACCGGACCAAGAACGGGACGAACGTCAGCGTAGATCTGCTTCGGGAAACATTGGAGTCCAACGTATACGGCCCTTTGCTTTTGTGCCAAGCTTTTGTGCCGCTCCTGAAGAAGAGCCGGGAGGGAAAAATCGTCAACCTCGCGAGCGGACAGGGTATCTTCTCGCAAATGGACGGCGGCCAACCGGCCTACCGGATTTCGAAGGCGGGAATCAACGCGGTGACTTGTATTCTGGCGGATGAACTTCGGGAAGCAGGCATTCGCGTCAATTCCGCGAATCCGGGCTGGACGCGCACGGACATAGCTGGCTCCCATGCCTCGCTGTCCGTCGAAGAGGGGGCGGACACCATCGTTTGGCTGGCGCTTCACCCGGAAGGCGGGCCGACGGGGAAATTTTTCGAGAAAAGAAAACCGAGAGACTGGTAG
- a CDS encoding lysylphosphatidylglycerol synthase transmembrane domain-containing protein, whose product MSQPLLPGYRFRSFLQFALGLAVCIFFLWLAFRKAPVAKIIAILGEAHFWPVAAAIALQMTAHLFRSLRWKIILDGSGRVLRVHTLFAATLVGYAVNVFVPRGGEIARTFFLRRISRTPLSAGLSSVLAERLLDVVSLVLLFFLGTIFYRTEIYRLFPNAYEGVLFLSIGSVLGLFLLWLLVRFPRAARDRLGFLLRLLSDAKREKIISAGRNFIGGIGGIFRKKNAAGILLSSVLVWLFYIFANWILFAAIPFESEFRIGWGPAMLTTLVLAISFAIPSPGGTGTTHYFISALLISILPVSGSEALAFATLLHATSFIPSLLAGILYATFMRPDADNPDVLVL is encoded by the coding sequence TTGAGTCAGCCCCTGTTGCCCGGCTATCGCTTTCGCAGTTTTCTGCAATTCGCCCTCGGCCTTGCCGTTTGTATCTTTTTTCTCTGGCTCGCTTTCCGAAAAGCGCCTGTCGCCAAGATCATCGCGATTCTCGGAGAGGCACACTTCTGGCCCGTCGCCGCGGCCATCGCCCTACAGATGACCGCGCATCTTTTTCGCTCCCTTCGCTGGAAAATCATCCTGGACGGTTCGGGGAGAGTCCTCCGCGTTCATACGCTGTTTGCCGCGACGCTTGTTGGTTACGCTGTCAACGTTTTCGTCCCACGGGGCGGGGAAATTGCCCGGACGTTTTTTCTTCGCCGCATCAGCCGGACCCCCCTTTCGGCCGGCCTCAGCTCGGTCCTGGCCGAGCGCCTGCTCGATGTCGTCTCCCTGGTGCTTCTTTTCTTTCTCGGCACCATTTTCTACCGGACGGAGATCTACCGCCTCTTTCCGAATGCCTACGAAGGCGTCCTTTTTCTTTCCATCGGCTCCGTCCTCGGACTTTTCCTGCTCTGGCTGCTCGTGCGCTTTCCGCGGGCGGCGCGGGACCGGCTCGGCTTTCTCTTGCGGCTCCTCTCCGATGCAAAGAGAGAAAAAATCATCTCCGCCGGGAGGAATTTCATCGGCGGGATCGGGGGCATCTTCCGAAAAAAAAACGCGGCGGGAATCCTTCTCTCCTCGGTTCTCGTCTGGCTTTTCTACATCTTCGCCAACTGGATACTGTTCGCGGCGATACCCTTCGAGAGCGAATTCCGTATCGGCTGGGGGCCTGCCATGCTGACCACGCTGGTTCTGGCCATTTCCTTCGCCATTCCCTCCCCGGGCGGAACCGGCACCACCCATTATTTCATCAGCGCCCTCCTCATCAGCATTTTGCCCGTCTCCGGGAGCGAGGCACTCGCCTTCGCCACCCTTTTGCACGCCACGAGCTTCATTCCCTCTCTTCTCGCCGGAATTCTTTACGCCACTTTCATGCGGCCGGACGCGGACAATCCGGACGTATTGGTCCTGTAA
- a CDS encoding sulfurtransferase, protein MPDYAHPEMLVSTDWVAEHGKDDGVRLIEVDVDTAAYEKGHLEGAVGLSWDTQLMDQVRRDLLSTDDWAKLLGGAGVSNGTTVIAYGDNNNWFAAWFVWQLKYYGHKDARLMNGGRLKWESEKRPLTTEVPGYSPGNYTISEPDMDKPLRAYRKDVEAIMEKGGFNLVDVRSPDEFSGKVLAPPGLNETCQRGGHIPGASNIPWSQAVNQDGTFKSRDELDALYQGKGVTPDKPTLAYCRIGERSSHSWFVLKYLMGYKNVRNYDGSWTEWGNLVGAPIEKG, encoded by the coding sequence ATGCCTGACTACGCCCACCCCGAAATGCTCGTCAGCACCGATTGGGTCGCGGAACATGGAAAAGACGACGGCGTTCGCCTCATCGAGGTGGATGTCGATACGGCGGCTTATGAAAAAGGACATCTCGAAGGCGCCGTCGGCCTGAGTTGGGACACCCAGCTCATGGACCAGGTGCGCCGCGATCTGCTCTCCACGGATGACTGGGCAAAACTCCTCGGCGGCGCCGGCGTCTCCAACGGCACCACCGTGATCGCCTACGGGGACAACAACAACTGGTTCGCCGCCTGGTTCGTGTGGCAGCTCAAGTACTACGGCCACAAGGATGCCCGGCTGATGAACGGCGGGCGCCTGAAATGGGAAAGCGAAAAACGGCCACTGACCACGGAGGTCCCCGGCTACTCTCCCGGCAACTACACCATCTCTGAGCCGGACATGGACAAGCCGCTCCGGGCCTACCGGAAAGATGTCGAGGCGATCATGGAAAAGGGCGGCTTCAACCTGGTGGATGTCCGCTCGCCAGATGAGTTTTCCGGAAAAGTGCTCGCGCCGCCGGGTCTGAACGAGACCTGCCAGAGAGGCGGACACATTCCCGGCGCCTCGAACATCCCCTGGTCACAGGCGGTGAACCAGGACGGCACCTTTAAATCGCGCGATGAACTGGACGCCCTCTATCAGGGGAAAGGCGTCACCCCCGACAAACCCACCCTCGCCTACTGCCGCATCGGCGAGCGCAGCAGCCACTCCTGGTTCGTCCTGAAATATCTGATGGGATACAAAAACGTCCGGAATTACGACGGAAGCTGGACCGAATGGGGCAACCTCGTCGGCGCCCCCATCGAAAAAGGATAG
- a CDS encoding methylated-DNA--[protein]-cysteine S-methyltransferase, whose protein sequence is MGTTLGVRPDQQNLFGRPLPEPDQGHAHERWLARIRREVSIFASAQGVTRLCFFREEAPAPENGTGANRELSLKAIAEVEEYLNGGREMFTLPLDLYSLTPFQREVLHATLAIPYGESRSYAWVAQQTGRPKAVRAVGQALNRNPIPLLIPCHRVISSSGALGGFGSGVAVKSALLAHEKLHR, encoded by the coding sequence ATGGGCACCACATTGGGGGTGAGGCCGGATCAGCAGAATCTCTTTGGGCGTCCCCTGCCGGAGCCGGATCAGGGCCACGCGCACGAAAGATGGCTGGCGCGGATACGGCGGGAGGTTTCGATTTTTGCATCGGCACAGGGCGTCACGCGCTTGTGCTTTTTTCGTGAAGAGGCCCCGGCGCCGGAGAACGGGACCGGCGCCAACCGTGAGCTTTCCCTCAAGGCCATCGCCGAGGTGGAAGAGTACCTGAACGGCGGGCGAGAAATGTTCACCCTTCCCTTGGATCTCTACAGCCTGACCCCGTTTCAGCGCGAGGTCCTTCACGCCACCCTGGCGATTCCTTACGGCGAGTCGCGCTCCTACGCCTGGGTGGCGCAACAGACCGGAAGGCCCAAGGCGGTCCGGGCGGTCGGCCAGGCGCTGAACCGAAATCCCATCCCGCTCCTGATTCCCTGCCACCGCGTCATCTCCAGCTCGGGCGCCCTCGGCGGGTTCGGCTCGGGCGTGGCGGTGAAGTCCGCCCTGCTGGCCCACGAGAAACTGCATCGCTGA
- a CDS encoding CBS domain-containing protein: MKVRDIMTTQVDTLDRNDTLSLAEDLMNMKRYRHLPVLEDGELVGIVTQRDLFLAGLSTAMGFGIKVKKEFLKTVLVKEVMVDEVITVAPDVDVRDAARLMLERQIGCLPVVEGGKLMGIISESDLVAMIASR; this comes from the coding sequence ATGAAAGTCAGGGACATCATGACGACCCAGGTTGATACGCTCGACAGGAACGATACGCTGTCCCTGGCCGAGGACCTGATGAATATGAAGCGCTACCGCCACCTCCCGGTGCTGGAGGATGGGGAACTCGTCGGGATCGTCACCCAGCGGGATCTTTTTCTGGCGGGCTTGTCCACGGCCATGGGATTCGGCATCAAGGTGAAGAAAGAGTTTCTGAAAACGGTGCTGGTAAAGGAAGTGATGGTGGACGAAGTGATCACCGTGGCGCCCGATGTGGACGTTCGGGATGCCGCGAGACTCATGCTTGAGAGGCAGATCGGGTGCCTTCCCGTGGTGGAAGGTGGAAAGCTGATGGGAATCATCAGCGAATCGGATTTGGTCGCGATGATCGCGAGCCGGTAG
- a CDS encoding haloacid dehalogenase-like hydrolase → MALRSHSQHSTIAVVFDFDDTLMPDSTTRLLQEHGIDIEKFWKKDVKNLVSSGFDPPLAYLNLLLENIGSGKPLGNLTSKDLKKFGAKLDRHFYPGIPEVFVDLKKMVRQFKNISIEFYVISGGLQDIIEGSRIIKKHFSGVYACRLAGEKNGGAIKSIMRCGTFTEKTRFLFEINKGLDPATTQKNPHLVNSLIPENERPIPFQNMIYIGDGYTDIPCFSLIQKNGGTAFGVFNPEEEGSAKRAFLDFLKTKRVISMHAPKYGKKDDLGALLRTAVATIGAGIALNREKASKEY, encoded by the coding sequence ATGGCACTAAGATCACATTCCCAACATTCTACGATTGCTGTAGTTTTTGATTTTGACGATACTTTAATGCCCGATTCAACCACGCGTCTCCTTCAAGAACATGGCATAGATATTGAAAAATTTTGGAAGAAAGATGTAAAAAATTTGGTTTCATCTGGTTTTGATCCGCCTTTGGCTTACCTCAACCTTCTTTTAGAGAATATTGGATCAGGAAAGCCGTTAGGAAATCTAACCAGCAAAGATTTAAAGAAATTCGGCGCCAAATTAGACCGTCACTTTTATCCGGGCATCCCGGAAGTCTTTGTCGATCTGAAGAAAATGGTCCGACAATTCAAAAACATTAGTATCGAATTCTACGTAATTTCTGGTGGCCTACAGGATATCATCGAAGGTTCCAGAATTATTAAAAAACATTTCTCAGGTGTTTACGCTTGCAGGCTAGCTGGGGAAAAAAATGGAGGGGCGATTAAAAGTATAATGCGTTGTGGTACTTTTACTGAAAAAACCCGGTTTCTTTTTGAAATCAATAAAGGACTAGACCCAGCAACAACTCAAAAAAATCCTCATCTTGTTAACTCTTTAATCCCCGAAAATGAAAGACCAATTCCTTTTCAGAACATGATTTACATTGGAGATGGCTACACAGATATTCCATGTTTTTCTTTGATCCAGAAAAATGGAGGAACGGCTTTTGGGGTATTTAATCCAGAGGAAGAAGGTTCTGCCAAGAGAGCATTTTTGGATTTCCTGAAAACCAAAAGAGTAATTAGTATGCATGCCCCAAAATATGGAAAAAAAGATGACCTTGGTGCGTTACTTCGTACTGCAGTAGCCACTATAGGCGCAGGCATAGCATTAAATCGCGAGAAAGCATCTAAAGAATATTAA
- a CDS encoding enoyl-CoA hydratase-related protein — MQDFQEIIYEEEESGLAIVRLNRPDRLNALGMNLAEEVCALADALAKNTRVRAVILTGEGRAFSTGRDLKESATHSREEADRFQQLAMDAVVRWSRLPMPTIAAINGAAFGWGLEAALGCDMRYAAEDATLCFPETALGVFPGAGASVRLARLIPQGLAKELIFTAKRFDGREAERIGLVSRALPLAELMDTARNIGGRICENGPLGIRGAKKVIDTSLDMPMDGAIAYSNEIRLPLNQTKDFAEALAAFREKRKPRFRGE, encoded by the coding sequence GTGCAAGATTTTCAGGAAATCATCTACGAAGAGGAAGAGAGTGGCCTTGCGATCGTAAGGCTGAACCGGCCGGATCGGCTGAACGCGCTGGGCATGAATCTCGCCGAGGAGGTCTGCGCGCTGGCGGACGCTCTGGCGAAGAATACCCGTGTGCGCGCCGTCATTCTGACGGGCGAGGGCCGCGCCTTCAGCACGGGCCGCGATCTGAAAGAGAGCGCAACCCACTCCAGGGAAGAAGCCGACCGGTTCCAGCAGTTGGCCATGGATGCGGTGGTCCGCTGGTCCCGCCTTCCGATGCCCACGATTGCCGCGATCAACGGCGCGGCCTTCGGCTGGGGGCTGGAGGCGGCGCTCGGCTGCGATATGCGCTACGCCGCCGAGGATGCGACGCTCTGCTTTCCCGAGACCGCGCTGGGCGTTTTTCCGGGGGCGGGGGCTTCTGTCCGCCTCGCCAGACTCATTCCACAGGGGCTGGCCAAGGAGCTGATTTTCACCGCCAAGCGGTTCGACGGGCGCGAGGCCGAGCGCATCGGGCTCGTGAGCCGGGCGCTTCCCCTCGCGGAGTTGATGGATACGGCGCGGAATATCGGCGGGCGCATCTGCGAGAACGGCCCGCTCGGGATCCGCGGCGCGAAGAAAGTGATCGACACCTCCCTCGATATGCCGATGGACGGCGCCATCGCCTACTCCAACGAGATACGCCTTCCCCTGAACCAGACAAAGGATTTTGCCGAGGCCCTCGCCGCCTTCCGCGAAAAGCGAAAGCCCCGCTTCCGGGGGGAATGA
- a CDS encoding xanthine dehydrogenase family protein molybdopterin-binding subunit has translation MAEHDLIGKSNIRFDAIPKADGSLPYGEDMVPTGALHCGVLFSPVPYGTLRKLDISKAKKVPGVAAVLTAENIPGKNIRYGSNTLTHAGQPVLIPVGSKIEFTGDALAIVGAETREALDAGIHAIRADIESHSGTWTMSESNSSAEKRRVCDFETARGNLEAGFKEADVIIEKTYTTQLAEHAFLEPCSGSSWIDEDGVLTIRVGTQLIEYYRAIAAIIGVPQSKVRHLGTFVGGGFGAKGMMTVEPYLALLTHLTKRPAAMTLGREEGIRSTVKKHPFVMHYRTGVTREGKIVALEADIVGDAGAYPYKSNLFLLGAMCIAGGPYEIENIRIRAHGYLTNNPITNAMRGVGSNQVCFAYESQIELAAKELGIDPFELRRRNFIQKGGKLPTGQAIPFKPNLEGCLESARKALGARSSAKPGKRIGQGFAANITGYGRPFDDANAAVHLEPDGSAVVRVSAPDIGAGQGATLQTIAAEVLGLRLDQVAVHLSDSATTPLSGITAGSRQTMMAGNALKGAAEEVRKALLRGASSALEAAEGDIRMSGGEIWVTSSPDRRITTAQAGAKAKELKESLHCTHGIETPGHEYENPERYMGGMGGWADYTFGVHATEVEVDIDTGEVNVLKHVACHDVGRALNPQSVEGQFEGGAVMGIGYALHEEITMTKGDCRSQSFHEYLIPTSTDIGDFESIILECGEGLGPFGARGVGEPPCNNAPAAVALAVNNAIGTTVYELPITPEKVCWAVRGKNGNGRRGR, from the coding sequence ATGGCCGAGCACGATCTGATTGGCAAATCCAATATACGGTTCGACGCCATCCCGAAGGCGGATGGCTCCCTTCCCTACGGGGAGGACATGGTGCCCACCGGGGCGCTCCACTGCGGCGTTCTTTTCTCGCCCGTTCCCTACGGAACCCTCCGGAAGCTCGATATCTCCAAAGCAAAAAAAGTTCCCGGCGTGGCGGCGGTCCTGACGGCGGAGAACATTCCCGGCAAGAACATCCGCTACGGCTCGAACACCCTGACCCACGCCGGGCAGCCAGTCCTGATTCCGGTCGGGAGCAAGATCGAGTTCACCGGCGACGCCCTCGCCATCGTCGGCGCGGAAACGAGAGAGGCGCTCGACGCGGGCATTCACGCCATCCGGGCGGACATCGAGTCGCACAGCGGCACCTGGACCATGTCCGAAAGCAACTCCAGCGCTGAAAAACGCAGGGTCTGCGATTTCGAGACCGCGCGCGGCAATCTCGAGGCCGGCTTCAAAGAAGCCGATGTCATCATCGAGAAAACCTACACCACCCAGTTGGCCGAGCATGCGTTCCTGGAGCCTTGCTCGGGCTCTTCCTGGATCGACGAGGACGGCGTTCTCACCATCCGGGTCGGCACCCAGCTCATCGAATACTACCGCGCCATCGCCGCGATAATCGGCGTGCCGCAGAGCAAGGTGCGCCATCTCGGCACCTTCGTCGGCGGGGGCTTCGGCGCCAAGGGCATGATGACCGTCGAGCCCTATCTCGCACTGCTGACCCACCTCACGAAGCGCCCCGCCGCCATGACGCTCGGGCGCGAGGAGGGCATCCGCTCCACCGTGAAAAAGCATCCCTTCGTGATGCACTACCGCACCGGCGTCACCCGCGAGGGAAAAATCGTGGCGCTTGAGGCGGACATTGTCGGCGACGCGGGGGCCTATCCCTACAAGTCGAACCTCTTCCTTCTCGGCGCGATGTGCATCGCCGGCGGACCCTATGAAATCGAGAACATCCGCATCCGCGCCCACGGCTACCTGACGAACAACCCCATCACGAACGCCATGCGCGGGGTGGGCTCCAACCAGGTCTGCTTCGCCTACGAGAGCCAGATCGAACTGGCGGCCAAAGAGCTCGGCATCGATCCTTTCGAACTGCGGCGCAGGAACTTCATCCAGAAGGGCGGAAAACTCCCGACCGGCCAGGCGATTCCCTTCAAGCCCAACCTCGAAGGGTGCCTCGAGAGCGCCCGCAAGGCGCTCGGTGCGCGCTCTTCCGCCAAACCCGGCAAGCGCATCGGCCAAGGATTCGCCGCCAACATCACCGGCTACGGGCGCCCGTTCGATGATGCGAACGCGGCGGTCCACCTCGAGCCCGACGGAAGCGCGGTTGTCCGCGTGAGCGCCCCCGACATCGGCGCCGGACAAGGAGCCACGCTCCAGACCATCGCCGCCGAAGTCCTCGGCCTGCGGCTTGATCAGGTGGCGGTGCATCTTTCCGATTCGGCCACGACGCCCCTTTCGGGCATCACGGCGGGAAGCCGGCAGACGATGATGGCGGGCAACGCCCTGAAGGGCGCGGCAGAGGAAGTGAGAAAGGCACTCCTCCGCGGCGCGTCCTCCGCACTGGAAGCCGCCGAAGGCGACATCCGCATGAGCGGCGGAGAGATCTGGGTGACCTCCTCCCCCGATCGGCGCATCACCACCGCCCAGGCGGGCGCCAAGGCGAAAGAGCTGAAAGAATCCCTGCACTGCACCCACGGCATCGAAACGCCGGGGCATGAGTACGAAAATCCCGAGCGCTACATGGGCGGCATGGGCGGCTGGGCGGACTACACTTTCGGCGTGCACGCCACCGAGGTCGAGGTGGACATCGACACTGGCGAGGTGAACGTCCTCAAGCACGTGGCCTGCCACGACGTGGGCCGCGCCCTCAACCCCCAGAGCGTGGAGGGCCAGTTTGAGGGCGGCGCCGTCATGGGCATCGGCTACGCCCTGCACGAAGAGATCACGATGACCAAGGGCGATTGCCGCTCGCAGAGCTTCCACGAGTATCTGATCCCCACCTCCACCGACATCGGGGATTTCGAATCCATCATTCTCGAGTGCGGCGAGGGGCTCGGCCCCTTCGGCGCGCGCGGCGTGGGCGAGCCGCCCTGCAACAACGCGCCCGCGGCGGTGGCCCTGGCCGTGAACAACGCGATTGGAACCACGGTCTACGAGCTTCCGATCACGCCGGAGAAGGTTTGCTGGGCGGTTCGGGGCAAAAACGGCAACGGGCGAAGAGGCCGCTGA